The candidate division WOR-3 bacterium genome segment TAATCTCACTTACGGGTGTTTTGACTTCCCAAGTCACAAAACCTTTTTCGAAAAACGCGGTTTATTGCGAAATGTTCGGTCCCGGAATCATATATTCATTGAATTATGAATTCAGACCTATTCGTCAGTTTTCCCTGAGGGCCGGATATTCTTCCTGGAGTATGTCAACTTTCTTTCTTTTCGTAGACGGATGGTTTAAATTCCAGGCTTTTCCAATCACAGCGAGCTATCTGACCGGCCAGGGAAGCCACAGTTTCGAAGTTGGAGGAGGAGTTGTACCCATGCATATCGAAATCGAGGGCACCGACTTTTTCTTCGGCGAAGAGATCGACGCGTCAAAAACTATATTTTTAGGAACCGGAATTTTTGGTTATCGTTATCAGCCTTATAAAGGTGCTTTTTTGAAAGCCGCAGTTACACCCTTATTCAATTCCAACAATCTTCTTTTTTACTGTGGAGTGAGCATAGGTTACAGTTTTTGAAACACAAATAGTCAAAAATTATTTATTAGCCACACAGAACTTTAAATCTACAAAAATACTATCAGTGATTGGTTTTGGAAATAGTCTCAAGCTCATATTCTCTTTTTCCAAGTCCTATTCCCTCTGCGTATTTGAGAACATGCCTTCCTCTGCGGAACACCTTTCTTCCCTTTCTCTTGTCCAAAAGGTCGAGACAAGCCTGATCGATTGCAACAGGATCCGTCGACGCTAAAACCCCCAAGTTGTCGATAAATATTTTTTGAGATTTACCGACACAGTCGCAAAGTTTTGTCATATTGACTGCGTAATTGATATATATCATTTTTTTACCGAGCTGGGCGGCAAAAGCGTATTCGGCAAGATTTTCCGCGAATTTTCTGCCCATTGAACCGAACCAGTTTATTTTCATTGCGCCCGTGGGGCAGACAGCTATGCAAGACGCACAGCCCACGCATTTTTTTCTCATAACCCTCGGATAAGCACCCATAACTATTGCGTCTGCAAGACAATTCTCGGCGCAGATTCCGCATTTTCTGCACTCGAAAAAGTTGAGCCAGGGAACGGAGCCCGAATGTTGGGCGAGTTTACCTTCCCGGGACGCAAATCCCATGCCCAGGTTTTTTAAGGCTCCTCCAAACCCTGCCAAGAGATGTCCCTTAAAATGACTCATGACTATAAATTGGTCAAACTT includes the following:
- a CDS encoding DUF362 domain-containing protein, producing MSKVYFSHIEKGASDETISVYSSILFEKLITEEKISFEKTVPIKVHFGEKGNVTYNKPGYYDGIIDFLKSQGVETCYIETNVLYRGERTTKASHIKVALDHGFNQIPVVIADGDSGKYSSEIQIDKKRFSVCKIGKEFSKFDQFIVMSHFKGHLLAGFGGALKNLGMGFASREGKLAQHSGSVPWLNFFECRKCGICAENCLADAIVMGAYPRVMRKKCVGCASCIAVCPTGAMKINWFGSMGRKFAENLAEYAFAAQLGKKMIYINYAVNMTKLCDCVGKSQKIFIDNLGVLASTDPVAIDQACLDLLDKRKGRKVFRRGRHVLKYAEGIGLGKREYELETISKTNH